From the Candidatus Eisenbacteria bacterium genome, one window contains:
- a CDS encoding putative Ig domain-containing protein gives MGAEYSQFINTTGGFGSPDLFDIVAGSLPDGLVMDESFGVQSTLIHGRPTREQTSNFTVRVRDQSGSATRAFSITIRGPVTLMITMPGATAKSGTLGQSYFQNLFGSGGQTPYSWSITGGQLPPGLRLVSASNGNRIEGTPTARGTFTFTLTLRDQGGQRVDQQTTITIN, from the coding sequence GTGGGAGCTGAGTACTCCCAATTCATCAATACCACCGGCGGCTTCGGAAGCCCTGACCTCTTCGACATCGTCGCTGGGTCCCTGCCCGACGGGCTCGTCATGGACGAGTCTTTCGGGGTCCAGTCAACGCTCATCCACGGCAGGCCCACGCGCGAGCAGACGAGCAACTTCACCGTGCGGGTGCGGGACCAGAGCGGCTCCGCCACGCGGGCGTTCAGCATCACGATCCGCGGCCCGGTGACGCTGATGATCACGATGCCGGGTGCGACGGCGAAGTCGGGGACCCTGGGGCAGTCCTACTTCCAGAACCTATTCGGGAGCGGCGGGCAAACGCCCTACTCCTGGTCGATCACAGGGGGGCAACTGCCGCCTGGCTTGCGACTGGTGAGCGCTTCGAACGGCAACCGGATCGAGGGCACACCCACGGCGAGAGGAACGTTCACGTTCACGCTGACGCTGCGCGACCAAGGCGGCCAGCGGGTGGATCAGCAGACGACGATCACGATCAATTGA
- a CDS encoding mechanosensitive ion channel domain-containing protein, with translation MSRGNSLVRSLVLTLVVLVVWMSGAPVRAVAQLPVDSTRVDALEPLPVVVWNREITRFRTPLENLSLPARVRIATERIESTPRLPEYRLEQRPLELGGQRGVAVLADGRMLFALYEKDLDAGSGETLDSAGRQAVVNLRAWLAARDQQLRWPDFLRGVAWSIAATVAAAALLLLLVRLSRRLRERIESPSRQPQRAIRVGKADVRPYIHTVEAGLVRSLAWALIASILYLWLTFVLSQFPYTRPWGLHLGAYILSALQRLGQGFIRSIPNLFFVGVIFFATRLLARVISAFFRGARSQGMEAEIARATERLVLVLLWVFALVIAYPYLPGSGTAAFQGVSVFVGIMVSLGATGIVSQLLGGLVVVYSRAFAVGDYVKIGEHEGTVTDIGGLAAKVLTLRREEVTIPHSVLVGGASVNYSRQARKEGAVVRTFVAVGYDVPWRQVEA, from the coding sequence ATGTCCAGGGGGAACAGTCTGGTCCGATCGCTGGTCCTGACGCTGGTCGTGCTGGTCGTATGGATGTCGGGTGCGCCCGTGCGGGCCGTCGCCCAGTTGCCGGTGGATTCGACGCGCGTCGACGCTCTCGAACCGCTCCCCGTCGTCGTCTGGAATCGCGAGATCACTCGGTTCCGCACTCCGCTCGAGAACCTCTCCCTGCCGGCACGCGTCCGGATCGCCACGGAGCGCATCGAGAGCACCCCGCGACTTCCGGAGTATCGCCTGGAGCAGCGCCCACTCGAGCTCGGCGGCCAGCGGGGCGTCGCCGTCCTGGCCGACGGGCGAATGCTGTTCGCGCTCTACGAGAAGGACCTCGACGCCGGGAGCGGCGAGACCCTGGACTCGGCGGGCCGGCAGGCCGTGGTCAACCTCCGCGCCTGGCTCGCCGCCCGCGACCAGCAGCTTCGATGGCCGGACTTCCTCCGCGGCGTGGCGTGGTCGATCGCAGCCACCGTCGCCGCGGCCGCGCTCCTCCTGCTCCTTGTACGCCTATCGCGGCGCTTGCGGGAGCGCATCGAGAGCCCGTCGCGCCAGCCGCAGCGCGCGATCCGCGTCGGCAAGGCCGATGTGCGCCCCTACATCCACACTGTGGAGGCCGGCCTTGTGCGCTCGCTGGCCTGGGCGCTGATCGCGAGCATCCTCTACCTCTGGCTCACGTTCGTCCTCTCGCAGTTCCCCTATACCCGGCCGTGGGGACTGCATCTCGGCGCCTACATCCTGAGCGCGCTCCAACGGCTGGGGCAGGGGTTCATCCGTTCCATCCCCAACCTCTTCTTCGTTGGCGTGATCTTCTTCGCGACGCGGCTCCTGGCACGCGTCATCAGCGCCTTCTTCCGCGGCGCGCGGTCCCAGGGGATGGAGGCCGAGATCGCCCGCGCCACCGAGCGCCTCGTGCTCGTGCTGCTCTGGGTATTCGCGCTCGTCATCGCCTATCCCTATCTGCCGGGCTCGGGGACCGCGGCGTTTCAGGGCGTGAGCGTGTTCGTCGGGATCATGGTGTCCCTGGGCGCGACCGGGATCGTGAGCCAGCTCCTGGGAGGACTCGTCGTCGTCTACAGCCGGGCGTTCGCCGTGGGTGACTACGTCAAGATCGGCGAGCACGAAGGCACGGTCACGGACATCGGCGGGCTGGCGGCCAAAGTGCTGACATTGCGAAGAGAGGAGGTCACGATCCCCCACTCGGTGCTGGTCGGAGGCGCCTCGGTCAACTACTCGCGCCAGGCCCGGAAGGAGGGCGCGGTGGTCCGCACGTTCGTGGCCGTCGGCTACGACGTGCCCTGGCGCCAGGTCGAGGC